The Halomonas sp. THAF5a genome segment CCACCTGGCCAACGTGCAGGCGGCCTGGCTGCTGCAGCGCCTGGGGCTCGATCGCCTGCAGCGCATCGTCTGCTCGCACCTCTCCGAACACAACAACCGCCCCGAGCTGGCCCTGGAGGCCCTGGTGCCCCTGCTCGACGGCGACGACTCCCGGCTGAGGATCGCCGCCCAGGACGATGGCCTGGCGTGGCAGACCCTCGGCTGACCGACCATCCTTACCCGTATCCTCGCCTCTGGAGGCTCCCATGGAAAAGCGTCAAGAACTCTTCGTCGGCAAGGCCAAGTCGGTCTATGCCACCGACGACCCGGACCGTTTGATCCTGCACTTCCGCAACGACACCAGCGCCTTCGACGGCCGTCGCGTCGAGGCGCTCGAGCGCAAGGGCCAGGTCAACAACCGCTTCAACGCCTTCATCATGGGCAAGCTGCAGGAAGCGGGCATCCCCACCCACTTCGAGAGCGAGCTCTCCGCCGATGAGTGCGTGGTCAAGAACCTCGAGATGATTCCGGTGGAGTGCGTGGTGCGCAACATCGCCGCCGGCAGCCTGGTCAGGACCCTCGGCGTCGAGGAGGGGCAGGCCCTCAACCCGCCGACCTTCCAGCTGTTCCTGAAGAACGACGAGCTCCACGATCCGATGATCAACGAGTCGCTGGCCGAGACCTTCGGCTGGGCGACGCCTGAGCAGCTGGCCGAGATGAAGGCGCTGACCTTCCGCGTCAACGAGGTGCTCAAGGCCCTGTTTGAAGACGGCGGCATGCTGCTGGTCGACTACAAGCTCGAGTTCGGGCTCTTCCACGGACAGATCGTGCTGGGCGACGAGTTCTCCCCGGACGGCTGCCGCCTGTGGGACGCGAATACCCGCGAGAAGCTCGACAAGGATCGCTTCCGCCAGGGGCTCGGCAACGTGATCGAGTCCTACGAGGAGGTGGGCCGGCGGATCGGCATCGACTTCGGCTGAGGCCGACCGTTACGCCGACGAGCATCATGACGAAGGGCCCCGCGGGGCCCTTCGTCGTTCCGGGCCCTCAGGCCTCCACGATCTCGACGACCTCCAGGCGCGTCTCGCCCGCGGCGTCGCTGCGGGCCTGGAAGCGCACGTCGACGTCGCGCAGGCGCACGCCGTAGAGTCGTTCCTCGGCGCCGCGACGATAGGCCGGGCGGGGGTCCTGGGCGAGCACCTGGCGGATCAGCTCACGCAGCGAGTCACCGTCGGGGCGCCGGGCCAGCACGGCCTCTGCCTCGGGCGCGAGGCTGACCGCCAGGGTCGGCGGCGCCTCGGGGGCGAAACCGGCGCGCGCCTCGGGACGCGCCTCGGCCCAGGGCAGGTAGGGCTTGAGGTCGAGCACCGGGGTGCCGCTGACCAGGTCGGCGCCGCGCAGGGTCAGGCGCACGCCCCGGGCGGTATCGATGTCGAGGAGCTCCACCAGCGAGAGTCCCAGGCGGTTGGGGCGGTGGGTGCTGCGGCTGGCGAAGACCCCCACCCGGGCATTGCCGCCCAGGCGCGGTGGGCGCACCAGCGGCGTCCAGCGCTCGGGGCCGGCTTGTTCGGGACTGAGGTGGAAGACGAAGGTCAGCCAGAGGTGGCTGAAGGCCTCGAGGCCCCGTACCGCCAGCGGATCATCGAAGGGCGGGGTCAGCACCAGGCTCGCCCGGGCCGCGTCGGCGAGCCCCGGCTGGCGGGGAATGCCGAACTTGTCCGGGAAGTCGCTCTCGATGACCCCGATGGGCGTCATGGCGAAGGCCTCGGGTGAGGCGGGCTGGTCGGTCATGGCGGATCCTTGCGCTTTTTCTCCGCGGGGATTGGCCCCGCGGCGGGGCTTGGGTAGTCTGCTGGCCTGATCATCATCGCAGGAAGCTCACGCATGCGTCATGACGCCTCCCACACCGTTGCCGACGCGGTGCCCTCCGAGACGCGCCGCGGCCCGCGCATCGTCTATCGGACCGCACGGGTCCGCGATGCCGCCGACCAGGCCGAGGTCTTTCACCACGCCGTGATGCAGGGCGCCGCGGGTCACTACACCCTGGCCGAGCGAGAGGCCTGGGCGATGGTCCTGCCCCGCGACGCCAGCGCCTGGTCGGCGCGCCAGGCGCTGTTCACCACCCTGGTGGCCGACTGCGAGGGGCGCTGCGTGGGCTTCCTCGAGCTGGATGCGACCGCGGGACGGATCGAGACCCTCTATGTCTGGCCGTCGCTGGGCCGGCGCGGCATCGGCGCGACCCTGCTGATGCACGCCGAGCGGATGCTGCTGGAGCAGGGGGTGGGCCTGGCCCGGGTCGAGGCCAGCGCCGTGCTGGCGCCCGGCCTGCAGCGTCGGGGATGGACCCGGCTCGGCGACGACTGGGTCGAGCGCGGCGGCGAGCGGCTGTTTCGCCAGCGCCTGGAGAAGCGCCTGGTCGCCGTGGAGACCTGAGGCCGCCGCGCGGCCGGGTCAGCCCGGCTGGTCGATGAAGCGCATCGACAGGTCGATGGCCTTCAGGTCCTTGGTCAGGGCGCCGCTGGAGATGCAGTCGACGCCGGTCTCGGCGATGGCGCGCAGGGTGGTCTCATCGACGTTGCCCGAGGCCTCGAGGGTGGCGCGCCCCGCGGTGCGGGCGACCGCCTCGCGCATGTCGTCGAGGCTGAAGTTGTCGAGCATGATCACGTCGGCGCCGGCGGCCAGCGCCAGGTCGAGCTCCTCGAAGGTCTCCACCTCGACCTCCACCGGCAGGTCCCGGGCGATGTCCCGGGCCTCCTTCACCGCCGCCTCGATCCCCCCGCAGGCGGCGATGTGGTTCTCCTTGATCAGGAAGGCGTCATGGAGGCCGATGCGGTGGTTGTGGCCGCCGCCACAGGTCACCGCGTACTTCTGCGCCAGGCGCAGGCCGGGCAGGGTCTTGCGGGTATCGAGCAGGCGCACCCCGGTGCCCGCGAGCAGGTCCACGTAGTGGCGGGTGCGGGTCGCCGTGGCCGAGAGGGTCTGCAGCAGGTTGAGCGCGGCGCGCTCGCCGGTGAGCAGGCTGCGCGCCGGGCCCTCCAGCTCGAGGAAGGCCTGGCCGGGGTCGAGACGGTCGCCGTCGGCGGCCCGCCAGTGCAGGCGGACCCGCGGGTCGAGCCGACGGAAGAGCTCGTCGACCCAGGCCACGCCGCAGAGGATGGTGGCCTCGCGAGTGATCACCCGCGCGTGGGCCGTCTGCTTCTCGGGGATCAGCTGGGCGGTGATGTCGCCGGGGCCGACGTCCTCGGCCAGCAGCCGGGCGGCACTGTCACGGATCTCTTCGGCAAGGGCGTCCTGGTAATGCATGGCGGGTCCATCTCTGTGCGGGGAAGCTTGAGCGGGCCATTATAGGGGAAACCCATGCATCCACGTCAGGGAAAAACCATGCGCATCGACGACGGCTGGCTGGCCCAGGCCCGACGACTTCCCTCGCCCAACCAGGACGATCGCCCGCAAGGGGAGGTCTCGCTGCTGGTGCTGCACTCGATCAGCCTGCCGCCGGGGGAGTTCGGCGGCGAGCACATCGAGCGGCTCTTCACCAACCGGCTCGATCCCGACGCCCACCCCTTCTTCGCTGCGATCGCCGACCTGCGCGTCTCGGCCCACCTGCTGATCCGCCGCGACGGGGAGTGCGTGCAGTTCGTGCCCTTCGAGGCCCGCGCCTGGCACGCCGGCCGCTCCCGCTGGCGCGATGGGCCCATCGCGCGCCGGGCGCTGAACGACTTCGCCGTGGGGATCGAGCTGGAGGGCGACGAGGTGTCGCCCTATACCGGCGCCCAGTACCGGGCCCTGGCGCGCGCCACGGCGGCGCTGCTGTCGCGCTACCCGGCGCTTACGCCTGAACGCATCACCAGCCATGCCCGGGTGGCTCCGCTGCGCAAGAGCGACCCCGGTCCCGCCTTCGACTGGGCCTACTTCCGCCAGGCGCTCGGTCGGGAGCTCGGTCATGAACGTGGTCAGGAGCTTGGAAAAATACGTACTTAGGCACCCAGTCGGTCGCCTTGGGCCCTCGGCGACGGTGCCGGGGGGGCTGTCGGGGGTAGTCCTCCTACAACGCCGCGCCACCGGCGGGAGAGGAGGAGCCCAAGGGGCGAAAAACTCCCTAAGGGCCTACGCTGCGGTGCAATATATGTTTATGAAAAATATTTCCACTCTATCTTGAATTGGCAGGGACCAGCGTTTACGGTATCTTCGCGCCATCAACAAGGCACCCTGTACATTGTCTTGTAAAACAACTACAGGCCTGACGCGATGGGGCGCCAACCCCGATCATGAGTGTCATTCTGCCCCTCTCGGGGCTGTAGTTCCCCACCGTCATTCGGAGAGACGTCTATGAGTCTGGAAACAAGAGAAGATCTCGATCCGGTCGAAACCACGGAATGGTTGGATTCCCTGGAGTCGGTCCTGGATCGCGAGGGCGAGGATCGTGCCCGATACCTGATGACTCGCCTGGCCGATCGGGTGCGGCGTGACGGCATGCAGGTGCCCTTCTCGGTGACGACCCCGCATCGCAACACCATTCCGGTGCACCGCGAGGCGCCGATGCCGGGCGACCTTTTCATGGAACGTCGCATCCGCTCACTGATTCGCTACAACGCCATCGCCCAGGTGATCCGCAACAACCGCGCCAACCCGGGCCTGGGCGGGCACATCGCCAGCTTCATGTCGGCGGCGACCCTGTATGACGTGGGCTTCAACCACTTCTTCCGCGCCCCGAACGGCGACTTCGAGGGCGACCTGGTCTACATCCAGGGTCACGTGGCGCCGGGCGTCTACGCCCGCGCCTACCTGGAGGGCCGCCTCACCGAAGACCAGATGGACAAGTACCGCCAGGAGGTGGACGGCGACGGCCTCTCGTCCTACCCGCACCCCTGGCTGATGCCGGACTTCTGGCAGTTCCCCACGGTATCCATGGGCCTCGGCCCCATCCAGGCCATCTACCAGGCCCACGTGATGAAGTACCTGGATTCCCGTGAGCTCAAGAACATGCACGATCGCAAGATCTGGTGCTTCATGGGCGACGGCGAGTGCGACGAGCCGGAGTCCCTCGGCGCGATCCACTTGGCCAGCCGTGAGAAGCTCGACAACCTGATCTTCGTCATCAACTGCAACCTGCAGCGCCTCGACGGCCCGGTCCGCGGCAACTCGCGGATCATGGACGAGCTCGAGGGCGTCTTCCGCGGCGCCGGCTGGAACGTGCAGAAGGTGGTCTGGGGCCGCCTGTGGGATCCGCTCTTCGAGAAGGACACCAAGGGCATCCTGCAGAAGCGCATGGACGAGGCGGTCGACGGCGACTACCAGAACTACAAGGCCAACGGCGGCGCCTACACCCGGGAGCACTTCTTCGGGAAGTACCCGGAGACCGCCGAGATGGTCAAGGACATGTCCGACGAGGACATCTGGAAGCTCAACCGTGGCGGCCACGACCCGTTCAAGGTCTACGCGGCGTACCACGAGGCGACCCAGAACGCCAACGGCCGTCCCACCGTGATCCTGGCGCACACCGTCAAGGGCTACGGCATGGGCGGCGGCGACGGCGAGGCCGCCAACGAGGCGCACCAGGTCAAGACCATGGAGT includes the following:
- the purC gene encoding phosphoribosylaminoimidazolesuccinocarboxamide synthase; protein product: MEKRQELFVGKAKSVYATDDPDRLILHFRNDTSAFDGRRVEALERKGQVNNRFNAFIMGKLQEAGIPTHFESELSADECVVKNLEMIPVECVVRNIAAGSLVRTLGVEEGQALNPPTFQLFLKNDELHDPMINESLAETFGWATPEQLAEMKALTFRVNEVLKALFEDGGMLLVDYKLEFGLFHGQIVLGDEFSPDGCRLWDANTREKLDKDRFRQGLGNVIESYEEVGRRIGIDFG
- the tsaA gene encoding tRNA (N6-threonylcarbamoyladenosine(37)-N6)-methyltransferase TrmO — encoded protein: MTDQPASPEAFAMTPIGVIESDFPDKFGIPRQPGLADAARASLVLTPPFDDPLAVRGLEAFSHLWLTFVFHLSPEQAGPERWTPLVRPPRLGGNARVGVFASRSTHRPNRLGLSLVELLDIDTARGVRLTLRGADLVSGTPVLDLKPYLPWAEARPEARAGFAPEAPPTLAVSLAPEAEAVLARRPDGDSLRELIRQVLAQDPRPAYRRGAEERLYGVRLRDVDVRFQARSDAAGETRLEVVEIVEA
- a CDS encoding GNAT family N-acetyltransferase, which encodes MRHDASHTVADAVPSETRRGPRIVYRTARVRDAADQAEVFHHAVMQGAAGHYTLAEREAWAMVLPRDASAWSARQALFTTLVADCEGRCVGFLELDATAGRIETLYVWPSLGRRGIGATLLMHAERMLLEQGVGLARVEASAVLAPGLQRRGWTRLGDDWVERGGERLFRQRLEKRLVAVET
- the nadC gene encoding carboxylating nicotinate-nucleotide diphosphorylase; amino-acid sequence: MHYQDALAEEIRDSAARLLAEDVGPGDITAQLIPEKQTAHARVITREATILCGVAWVDELFRRLDPRVRLHWRAADGDRLDPGQAFLELEGPARSLLTGERAALNLLQTLSATATRTRHYVDLLAGTGVRLLDTRKTLPGLRLAQKYAVTCGGGHNHRIGLHDAFLIKENHIAACGGIEAAVKEARDIARDLPVEVEVETFEELDLALAAGADVIMLDNFSLDDMREAVARTAGRATLEASGNVDETTLRAIAETGVDCISSGALTKDLKAIDLSMRFIDQPG
- the ampD gene encoding 1,6-anhydro-N-acetylmuramyl-L-alanine amidase AmpD, whose protein sequence is MRIDDGWLAQARRLPSPNQDDRPQGEVSLLVLHSISLPPGEFGGEHIERLFTNRLDPDAHPFFAAIADLRVSAHLLIRRDGECVQFVPFEARAWHAGRSRWRDGPIARRALNDFAVGIELEGDEVSPYTGAQYRALARATAALLSRYPALTPERITSHARVAPLRKSDPGPAFDWAYFRQALGRELGHERGQELGKIRT